In Chryseobacterium sp., the genomic window TATATCAGCTACGAATAGCACGAATGATCAATAATCTATTATTGCTGCTGATCATCCTGACTATTATTCATACTATAACCAAACATCATTCATACTGTTACCAACATCAATTACTCATTATTGATTATTTATAATCCAGAATCTTAAATCTGAGATCTGGAATCTATACTCTCCTTAAAAGTCGTTTATATCCCCCGAATGAAAAGATCTATTTTTTTAATTTTATCTCTTTATTATATCTATCCCTGCTTTTTTATAATCAATAGAAATGGGTTTAGCCCATTTACTTATATGATATCTGGGATGATGGGCTTTAGCCCAACCTATTTGTAATTAGGATTAACTTTGCTGTATTTATGTTTCGGCTAAAGCCGTAGGATTGCATAACCTTTAGAACGGGCTAAAGAAACATTGCAAATTTGCATTTCAATCCATCACCACTTATCCTTTATTCTTCATTCATCATTCCCATATATCAGCTACGAATAGCACGAATGATCAATAATCTATTATTGCTGCTGATCATCATGACTATTATTCATACTATAACCAAACATCATTCATACTGTTACCAACATCAATTAATCATTAATTATTGATTATTTATAATCCAGAATCTGAAATCTGAGATCTAAGATCTAAGATCTATACTTCAATTATTTTCTCTTCTATCACCACTTATTATTTCGGATATCTACGCCCACCCTAGCCCCGATAGAAACGGTTACCCCGCAGCAGGCAAAGTGTTGATGGGGCGCGAGGAGTAGAAGTGGATAGCGGGATTAAGCTCTAAAAATAGCAAAGTTTTTATTATCAATATCATATCATTTTTATGAATTAATTGTAAATATTATTCTACTAGCACAGATATTTTGTTTTTTAATTTGAAAATTATGTAACTTAGTTTTATCAAATGATTACGAATCTAAATTCTGCATATTATGAAAAAACATTTATTCCCTCTATTTTTGTTGTTATTAGGTATAAATACCCATGCACAACAGGATTTTTTTGCGATTACCGGAAAGGATACCCATCGTATCGATTTCAGTGATTTTCGGGCCATGGACGGCATAAACGGCACTTCCGGAGAGGCCATTTTCACAGCTGATTCTTCAGCAAAAGTATTTTCACAGACTGGAAAAGGAATTGTAACCGAAGACAGAAACTCTTACGGCCGCTCCCAGGCTGTAACAATGGCTGCTCTGGCATATGACCCTTCTCATAATGATCTGGTCTATATGCCTATGTTTTCCTCCAATGTTTATGTTTTAAATACCAGAACTAAAGAAATTACCCTGGTAGAGAACTATGTGGCTAAGATTTCTTCCTGTGATATTAATTCCCATATCACCAGAATGACAACCGGGTTTGACGGCAATATCTATGCAATCAATAATTCCGGGACACAGCTTTTACAGATCAATAAAAAGGGAGGTCAATATGCCGTGAATGATCTGGGAATCATAAAGGATGATCCTTCAAACGGAAAGCATTCATTTACTGCGATGGAAACTGGTTTTGGAGGAGATATGGTGGCAGATGCAGAGAATAACTTCTATATATTTGCGGCTTCAGGGAATGTTTTTAAAGTGTCTTTAAAAGATTTAAAGGCAAAATATATAGGGAAAATTGCAGGAATTCCTGATCATTATTCGGTAAATGGTTCTGCAGTCAATGCTACAGGAAATGTGGTAATTGGAAGTGCAAAAGGAGGGTCTCTATATGAAGTGGACTTGGTGACATTACAGGCAAAGCAACTTCCCGGAGGTGAAAACTTGCCCATTTATGACCTTGCCAGCCCATATTTTGTGAATAACAGACATGCTTCTTCCGGAACATTTACTGATCTGGATATTTACCCTACCAGAGTGGATGAACATTTTATCAACATTCATGTCAATAATAAAAAGGTTAAGGGGAACATTAAACTGAGTGTTTTTGATATGTCAGGCAAAAATGTGATGAATGAGACTTTATCTGTAAAGGATGGTTCTCTGGATCAAAAAGCTTATTTTAAAAACCTGATAAATGGTGCGTATATCGTGAGTCTTACGGATGAATCAGGAAAAGCGGTGTTAAATAAGAAAATTCTGGTGACTAAGTAAACCTGTTGTTTATAAAATAGGGATAGGAAGTCTTTACAGCATCATAAAAACAGAACCTTTTCAGATTAATCTGAGAAGGTTTTTTAATGATTATTTGATATTCAAGAAGTTTTGTTTTTCGATATTAAAATGTAATTTTATAAAAAAATATAGATGAAGCTATACTTTAATGTAGGTTATATTACAAAAGCCGGAGAAAGTCTGCAACTTGTTATAGGTGAAGAAGGAACTTCCGATCATGTTCACGCTATGTTTTATGCAGATAACGGCCAATGGAAGTGTGAGGTAGATTATTTTTCTAAATCTGTTTCGTATAAATATCGACTTGTAGATGAAAAAGGTTATGTTTTAAGGGAGGAGTTTGTTCTGCATCATCTTAATTTTCCACACAATTATAAGGAGTTTATTATTTTCGATGAATGGAATAATAAAAACTTTCCGGAGCATTATTTAAACAATAAAATCCTTTATAATAAATTACATGGATTTGTTCCGGAGAAAATCACTGTCTTAAAAAAACATACTCATTTATTCAGAATTGAGGCTCCTGTTTATAATCCGGACTGGAAGATTGTACTGTTTGGAAGTACTGCATCATTAGGCAGCTGGAATTATAATGAAATCATTCATCTGAGCCAGACTGATTTCGGGGTTTGGGAAGCTTGTGTTGAAATTCCGGAAAATGAATTTATTCAATTCAAATATTGTCTTTACGATACGAAAGAGAACAAGGTGATTGATGTTGAAACCGGTGAAAACAGATTTGCGGTTGCCAATCCTTTTGCGGATGTATTGCAGATTGTTTCCAATCATTATTTTAAATTCAAGGCTTATCAGATGTATCATGATGCAGGGGTTGCTGTTCCTGTGTTTTCTTTAAGAAGTGAGGATGGATTTGGGGTAGGAGAGTTTGCCGATCTTAAAAAATTGGCAGACTGGACAAAGGAAACGAACCTTGGTATTATTCAGATTCTTCCGATCAATGATACTACTGCGAACTATTCCTGGACAGATTCATATCCGTATGCTGCCGTATCGGTGTATGCATTGCACCCCCAATATATTTCTTTAGAAAGACTGGACTTCGGTTTACCGAAAGAATTAGTTGAAGGATATCTTGCTGAAAAAGAGATGTTAAATTCGCTTGATCTGATTGATTACGAAAAAGTGATTGCAGGAAAATGGAAATACATAAAGGCTGTTTTTAATGCAGAAAAGGAAAATATCTACAAAGACCGCAGCTTCAAAAAATTCATCAAGGATAATGAATACTGGCTGGTTCCATACGCTGCATTTTGTGTGCTAAGGGACAAGTACAAAACCCCTAATTTTAATGAGTGGAAGACCCACAAAAAATATATTGCAGGAAAGATCTCACAGTTCTTTACCACAAAAAGTAAGGACTATGATACTTCAATGCTTCATGCTTGGGTACAATACCAGCTTCATAAGCAGTTAAAAGATGCTGTGGATTATACCCATAGTCTTGGTGTTTCTCTGAAAGGAGATTTGCCGATTGGTATTTACAGGTATTCCGTTGAAGCATGGACAGAGCCTGAGTTATTTGGCATGGACTTCCAGGCTGGAGCACCACCGGATCAGTTTACAGCGCTTGGACAAAACTGGGAATTTCCGACTTATAACTGGGAAGCTATGAAAGAGGATGATTATAGATGGTGGAAAAATCGTTTCAGGGCATTGGAGCAGTATTTTGATGCCATGAGAATTGATCATATTTTAGGTTTCTTTAGAATCTGGAGAATGCCGGTTTCTGCTGTACAGGGAATTCTGGGATATTTTTATCCTGCCGTTCCTATTGTGTTGGAGGAATTTAAAGCATGGCAGATTCCGTTTGATTATGAAAGATACTGCAAACCGTTTATCAATAACCAGATCCTGTGGGATTATTTTGGTGAAAACAGTGGAAAAGTGCTGGAGTTTATCAATAACAATCAGGATGGAACCTATTCATTTAAAGAAGAATTTGATACCCAGAGAAAATTGGTGGATTTTTTCAAAAAGAACCCTCACGGACCGCTTGAAGAACAGCTGATTTCACTTTGTGCCAATGTTCTTTTTTTAACAGAGGAAAGGAACGGGGAAACAGTGTATCATCCAAGATTCAATGTATATAACACAGAGTCCTATACTTACCTTTCAGAACCGGAGAAAAAAGGAATCTATGAGCTGTACCACGATTATTTCTTCAGAAGACAGGATCATTTATGGTACGAAAAAGCCATGGAAAAGCTTCCTGTGATTCTGAATGCTACCAAAATGCTGATTTGCGGGGAAGACCTGGGAATGGTTCCTGCATGTGTGCCGGTGGTAATGGATGAGCTGGCTATCATCGCTCTTAAAGTTCAGCGTATGCCGGCAGAAAATATTCCGTTCTATAATCCTAAGAATGCTCATTATATGAATGTGGTGACGGCTTCTTCCCATGACAGCTCAACATTGAGGCAGTGGTGGAAGGAAGATCCTGCACTGACACAAAAATATTTTAATCAACAGCTGGTTCAATATGGAAGGGCCCCGGAGAACCTGGACCCGCATCTTGCTGAGATTATCATGAAGCAGCATTTGTATAATGACGCGATGCTGGCCATTTTCCCGATTCAGGAGTTTTTGGCAACAGATCTTGACCTTTCCAATAAAAATATAGAGGATGAAAGGATCAATAATCCTGCAGTTTTCCCACATTATTGGCGGTACAGAATGCATATAAAACTTGAAGATCTGAAGCAAAAGGAGGTTTTTAATGTAAAAATAGCCTATTGGATAAAAGATAGCGGCAGGATGTAAATTTTACCATTGATTATCAGGTAGTTAAAAATAATTTAAAAGAAGTTTAATCTTATGATTTAACTTCTTTTTTTTATTTGTATCCAAAAGATAGAATAAGATATTCTGCTATATACTAACCAATTAACAACTATAGAGATGAAAAAAATATTTTTGGGATTAGCTTTGGGCCTGGGCGTTTTGGCGTCTGCTCAGCAGTACCCGAATAACGGTTGGCAGGATGATGGTTATTATCAGAACGGAGGAGGCTATTACAGCGATGAAGATGACCGAAATTATTTCCCTGATGATTATTATTACAATTATCCTCAGGATTATTATCCAAGTGATTACTATCAAAGTTATTATAACGATTACAGAAATAGTATTATTAACATTGACTGGAACGGTTTTTTTGTACAGAACAGATTAAACCGCTGGCAGGTAGATCAGATCATGAGACTGAATAACCTGTACGTCAGTTTTTCAGCTTGGAATAATTTCTACAGATATAACCCGGACCGATGGTACTATGACAGGTTCTATGCATTGGAAAGAATTTTGGGACCAAGAGTTTTTGTCGTATTCCAGAATAATTACTATCGTGGCTTCAGCCCGGTCGTTTATTTCCAAAACTACAGAAGAACGTATTATGTACCGAGGTATACGGTAATGCCAAGATACAGAAGTGTAAATATCAATATTTACAGAGTTGACAGAACAAGGTTCCGCAGAATGGATAATCCCAGTTTTGATATTATCAGAAGAGACAGCAGAGCCAATAATGGATTCAGAGGATCTGTAGATGATGGTACTCATTCCGGAGGATTCCGTGGTCAGAATGATAACTGGCGAAAAAATGACAATTCCGGTTTTCGTAATCATGATAACAATGGAGTAGGAAACAGCAACGGAGGTTTCAGAGGAAGCTCAGAAAATAATGGCGGATTCAGAAACAATAATGGTGGATTTAGAGGAAATGGTGAAATCAAAAGGGAAAGTACTCCCAAAAGAGAAGAAAACAACGGATTCAGAGGAAATGGCGGCGGATTCAGACAAAGATCTGAAGGACCAGCGCCAAGCCAGCACAACCGAGGTAATGGAGGCGGAGGCTTTAGAGGAAGTTTAGTAAGGAATTAATTTTCATATATTATATTTAAGTGGTGTGAAGGGCAGGTTTTTATAATCTGCTCTTTTTTATATGTTTAATTGATTTATTTTTGTTAAAATTTAACATTATTTATGAATTTGTTAATTTAACTTCTATTTTATTTGCTAATCAAAAAGATATAACAACAATTAATTAAATTTTTAAAAGATGAAAAAATTAGTTTTAGCAATAGCATTTATCGGAATGGGAAGTTTTGCAATGGCACAGCATACTACTCCTCAGGACAAAGAAGCAAGAAGAGCAGAAATGCAACAGAAGATGCAGCAAAAAGAACAGGATCATATGGCACAGATGCAAAAAGATCTTAATCTTAATCCGTCGCAAGTGGCGCAGATAAAGTCACTTCATGAAAAGAGAAAAGCTGAAATGAAAGCTGAGTTTGAAAAGAATAAAGTGGACAGACAAGCTAAAATGGAAGAAATGAAGGCCAAAAGAACACAAATGGATGCAGATATGAAGAAAATTCTTACTCCACAACAATATGATAAATGGCAGGCTGACAGAGACGCTAAAATGGAGCAGAGAAAAATGGCAATGAAAGAAAGAAGAATGATGAAAAAGCCGATGAATACAGGAGCTTCTGAAGCGAAATAATAGTTTATAATTTTGATTTTTTAATGTGTAAAGGATGGGTTTATTCCCATCCTTTTTGTATTAATTTTCTGTAAAACTTTTGATTTCGGGCTTTTATTCCCTACTTTTGACTATAAATTTAATACTTATGGTTAGCGAAAAAATTGCAAAATTAATTAACGAACAAATTGCCCACGAACAATACGCTGCTCAATATTATCTTTCAATGTCTGCATGGTTTTCAGGAAAAGATTTAGATGGTATTGCCAATTACTTCAGAGTTCAGAGCAAAGAAGAATTGATGCATGCAGATAAAATGTTTGATTATTTGAATGATGTAGGTGGGGAAATTATCATCGGGGAAATTGCAAAACCTCCGCATGAGTTCGAAAATGCAACGGATATTTTCGAGAAGGCATTGGAACATGAAAAGAAAGTAACTAAAAGTATTTTCAATATTGTAAAAAATGCTAATGAGGAAGGTGACTTTGCAACGACATCTTTCTTACAGTGGTTTATCAACGAACAGGTAGAAGAGGAAGCCAGTGCTTCGCAGTATGTGACAAAGATCAAAATGGTTTGTGATAACCCGTCTGCATTATATCTTTTTGACCAGGAACTGGCACAGAGAGTGTTTACTCCTGATACCACAGCTTAAAACTAAAAATGTTTTCAGAATATAAAACCGCTATTCAACAGGACAGCGGTTTTTTATTGATTTTATTTCCGGGATTATTCTTTTAAAAATCATATGATAAGTTTCCGTTTTGGGCCTTCCGCCAATCCTCAATATTTATGATGTTCCCGGATGCCGGCTCCAAAATTTTTATATGATCACAATTTCCTTTCTCCACGTAAAACAGGTAGTAGTTTTCAAAGCGAAGCTCAGAATTATAGCCGGCCTGAATTGAGTAATAGGGTATTTTATCTATGCTTGTACTGTCTGATATCAAAGCAATACCCTGTTTATGGTTCGAAAGAGAATCAATGAAATGGCTGCTTGCAATCACTTCATCCAGTTTCAGGATTTTATTTTCAGCTTCTTTAAGGGTACATCTTGGGCTATGCTGTATTGTATCTTTTACATTATTTTTGCTTACAGGTATTACCGGACTGGTTTTTTTACACCCTAAAAACAACGATAATATCGCAGTCAAAATAATTAATTTTGTCATTCTATTCAATTTTTTGGGTGGAATAGGATTAATTCCACCAATTTTACCATCATCAAAACGCGTCTTATAGATAGTGTACCATTTTTTATCGATATTAGTATACTCGTGCTATTTTTTCTCACTTTTTGTTTTAGAAAGTTCGATCCATTCGTTAAAGGTAGCTTCTCCACCCAAGCCTTGTATGTAAAACTTATTGTTTTCCCGCTTGATTTTGAATTTAGCATTTTTTGATTTACAGCTTTCCTCATCTCCTGAATAATACAACTCCAAAATGCCATTATTTTCAAGAGCTTTATAATTCCCATTACATCTGATAGGTTCATGGTAAGTAGTAGTCGTTAAAATTGCAACATCATTTTTTATGCTGAAATGATAAGTAATGCTTGCTGTTCCGGAAGTTGTTTCTTCGGTTTCTACTGTGGATGAAAATTCGCCCTGAAATTTAGAATCGAATAATTTGACATTTTCGGTAGTTGATTCTTTAATATACTTTTTATTTTCATCATGAGTTTTACAACTGATTGAAAATAAATGGAATAATATGAATATCAAGTTTTTTATATACTTACTGTGCATCATAATATAATTCTGAAATTAGTTTATCTTCTTTATCTCGCCGTTTTATCCAAAAAAAAATCTTTGTTATCATCTTCAACCATAAGCCAATCACCACTGATTTTGATGGGTAGCTTACAAGCCTGTTAGTCTTTTGATGGCCAAGGTTATGTTTAAATACTTTCTTTTAAATTTTTAAATCCCTTTTTTCAGATTTTATAATAATATCAGAATCTATCAATTCAGACTATAAAAATTACCAGAATTCTTATAAGTACCGTACCATTTATAATTACCCAAAGAATTATCGGTTTCCCATTCAAATTTATCCAGATCTTCTTGTTGTAGGGGAAGAGATACTTGTTTGGAATGATTTCTAAGTTTAAGAATAATATCATCATCAAAATTATTTAAACTAAGAGAACCAAAATCTTTAGGAGTGTAAATCTCATGTTCTTCTTCAATTCCTTCCGATGTTTGCTTAGTTTTTAGAATATCTATTTTCTCTAAAAAAGCTTCGTCCGATTTGAATATAAATGAATAAACTCTATCTTCTAAGATGAGATTAAATCCATTATTGCTGGCTTCTAAATTGATATATGGATCGCCAGACTGATAACCACATTTAGAGCAAGCGATAATTTGATCATTGAAACTTTCTGTTTTATAGATTTTTTGAGTGTTAAGCTGTACTGCAATAGTTCTATTGCCTAGCGGTTTTTTTTCAAAAACAATTACTTTATCAGGTTTACCATCTTTATCGATATCAACAATTAAGGAGTCAATAACTTTTTCGTGTGTGCTTATTTCCTTTGTAACTATGGTTTGACTTTTTAGATCCTTTTTACAAGCTAATAATGATACACTCAATATGATTGAAGTGGAAAAAAATCTTATTTTTATATTCATTATACTATTCTTCAATATTAAGTGTATAATCTACGAATCAAAAACAAATACCATATTAAAAATATTTCCTTTTTAATATTTTATGATCTAGTGTAATTCGGAAATTAATTAATTCTATCATAAACCCTTTTAGGAATTTTACTTAAATTCTTATTTTGTTTTTTCATAAGAGAAAGATAAAGATTATAATTTTTCTTAGCTTCCTCTTTATTATCCAACGACCACTCTGCATCTGCTAAATTTAAATATGCAACAACTCGTTCAGGATACTGAGAAATAATATTATTTAATAGGAGTTTAGCGTCACTATATGCTCCTTTTTGTTCTAAAGAAAATGCTAAATTATTTGCTGCTTCTACATCAGTTATAATTATATTACGTTGAGCAGGTTCAGGATAGTTAATAAAAATATCTTCATTAGAAGCTTTAAAAATTCTTGTTGCAAATTTTTTGTTTTTTAAGTCAAAATAACTAACCGCAGCATTATTGTGAGCAAATGTCTCTTCTAATTGATCTCCAAGTGATTCAAGGCTTTCATAATTCCTGTCTCTCATATCAAAAGCATCAAAATATATTCTGTTGCTCATGATACCATCTTTTCCAAATTTTAAAACTTCCTTATAAATTAAAAAAATTCCATGATCTGAATAGATAAAATTATATTTCTCTTTAATCTTAGTTGTAGAAGCATTTAATTCATAAAGCAAAGAAAACTCATTGTTTTTACCTTTTATAAAATCTGTTGAAACCGACATTTCATTGATAACTAAATCTTTATAGACTATTTTTTTGTCATGACAAAGCAACACGATATTCTTTTCCTGTACTTGTATTTTACAATCAGGCATGGATGTTAGTACGTTATCACTGTAGAAATAGAGGAATACTAAGGTTATAAAAATACTCAATTTCATTATTTGTGTGTTATTCTTAGAGCAGCCTGTTAGTCTTTTGATGACCAGGATTATGTTTAAATACTTTCTTTTAAAATTTTAAATCCCTTTTTCAGATTTTATAATAATATCAGAATCTATCAATTCAGACTAAATATAAAAATTACCAGAATTCTTATAAGCAGCGTACCATCGATATTAGTGTACCTATTAATAATACACTTGATATTATTGAGATGAAAAAAGAGTGATGTTTACATTGATAATATTATATCTACGGGCTAAAGACAGATTCTTCATTCAAGTCTTTTTACTTATTTTCAATAATTTTTCCCTGATCAGTTATTGTGTATCTCTTTTCTACATTTTTTCCTTGAAAGTCTTTATTTATAGTTTTTACAGTTAATACAGATTCACTATTAATGCTAAAGCTAGTTGTTTCAGGACTCTTATTATTTTCGGGCTCATACAATTCACCCTCTACATATAAATTAGAAATAACCTTATTATTTAAAATTGATAATAAATAATATCTGTACGGAGCATCACCACAGTCCATGGGAATAAGAATTAAATTCATTTTTCCCATTTCTTCTAGTGGAATATATCTTATTTCCTCTTCCCCGCAGGCAAATTCTGATAATCCTGGTATGTCCTTAACAGAAAGCTTGTTGTATTTTACATTTTTAATATCAATTTTCTTTTGATAGGGTAGTTTTACATTGGAAAATTTAAATCGACCTTTGTTTTCATGACTTGTAGAAGTATTATCTGCTACAAAGGAATGATATCCGTCTTTATAAAAGAATAAATATCCGCCTACAATAAACATTTCATTAAATGGAAACTGACAGCCTTTTTTTGAAATGTCTCCATCAGCATTCATGATTACCAATAGATCGTCTGTCGCTTTAATCGCAAACTCGTTTTTTAGTTGCTCTCTGATTTCATTTCCTGTTTTGGAGCTTTTAAAATAGCTTGAAAAGGTTTCTTTTTCTTTAACAATCTCACCTGTACAAACTATCTGCCCTGAGTTCACGATTTTAATAGAATCCTCACTGATATAAAGAGCGTAGTCTTTATAACTTTGATTTAAATTATTAGACGCAAATTTCCAGATTGTATAGGGAGAGTCGTTACCGGTTACATTACTTTTTATTGCAATATTTTTTTCAGTGCTTGAAAGATTAGAGACTGCAGTTTCTTTTTT contains:
- a CDS encoding T9SS type A sorting domain-containing protein is translated as MKKHLFPLFLLLLGINTHAQQDFFAITGKDTHRIDFSDFRAMDGINGTSGEAIFTADSSAKVFSQTGKGIVTEDRNSYGRSQAVTMAALAYDPSHNDLVYMPMFSSNVYVLNTRTKEITLVENYVAKISSCDINSHITRMTTGFDGNIYAINNSGTQLLQINKKGGQYAVNDLGIIKDDPSNGKHSFTAMETGFGGDMVADAENNFYIFAASGNVFKVSLKDLKAKYIGKIAGIPDHYSVNGSAVNATGNVVIGSAKGGSLYEVDLVTLQAKQLPGGENLPIYDLASPYFVNNRHASSGTFTDLDIYPTRVDEHFINIHVNNKKVKGNIKLSVFDMSGKNVMNETLSVKDGSLDQKAYFKNLINGAYIVSLTDESGKAVLNKKILVTK
- a CDS encoding 4-alpha-glucanotransferase — its product is MKLYFNVGYITKAGESLQLVIGEEGTSDHVHAMFYADNGQWKCEVDYFSKSVSYKYRLVDEKGYVLREEFVLHHLNFPHNYKEFIIFDEWNNKNFPEHYLNNKILYNKLHGFVPEKITVLKKHTHLFRIEAPVYNPDWKIVLFGSTASLGSWNYNEIIHLSQTDFGVWEACVEIPENEFIQFKYCLYDTKENKVIDVETGENRFAVANPFADVLQIVSNHYFKFKAYQMYHDAGVAVPVFSLRSEDGFGVGEFADLKKLADWTKETNLGIIQILPINDTTANYSWTDSYPYAAVSVYALHPQYISLERLDFGLPKELVEGYLAEKEMLNSLDLIDYEKVIAGKWKYIKAVFNAEKENIYKDRSFKKFIKDNEYWLVPYAAFCVLRDKYKTPNFNEWKTHKKYIAGKISQFFTTKSKDYDTSMLHAWVQYQLHKQLKDAVDYTHSLGVSLKGDLPIGIYRYSVEAWTEPELFGMDFQAGAPPDQFTALGQNWEFPTYNWEAMKEDDYRWWKNRFRALEQYFDAMRIDHILGFFRIWRMPVSAVQGILGYFYPAVPIVLEEFKAWQIPFDYERYCKPFINNQILWDYFGENSGKVLEFINNNQDGTYSFKEEFDTQRKLVDFFKKNPHGPLEEQLISLCANVLFLTEERNGETVYHPRFNVYNTESYTYLSEPEKKGIYELYHDYFFRRQDHLWYEKAMEKLPVILNATKMLICGEDLGMVPACVPVVMDELAIIALKVQRMPAENIPFYNPKNAHYMNVVTASSHDSSTLRQWWKEDPALTQKYFNQQLVQYGRAPENLDPHLAEIIMKQHLYNDAMLAIFPIQEFLATDLDLSNKNIEDERINNPAVFPHYWRYRMHIKLEDLKQKEVFNVKIAYWIKDSGRM
- a CDS encoding ferritin — its product is MVSEKIAKLINEQIAHEQYAAQYYLSMSAWFSGKDLDGIANYFRVQSKEELMHADKMFDYLNDVGGEIIIGEIAKPPHEFENATDIFEKALEHEKKVTKSIFNIVKNANEEGDFATTSFLQWFINEQVEEEASASQYVTKIKMVCDNPSALYLFDQELAQRVFTPDTTA
- a CDS encoding tetratricopeptide repeat protein, with translation MKLSIFITLVFLYFYSDNVLTSMPDCKIQVQEKNIVLLCHDKKIVYKDLVINEMSVSTDFIKGKNNEFSLLYELNASTTKIKEKYNFIYSDHGIFLIYKEVLKFGKDGIMSNRIYFDAFDMRDRNYESLESLGDQLEETFAHNNAAVSYFDLKNKKFATRIFKASNEDIFINYPEPAQRNIIITDVEAANNLAFSLEQKGAYSDAKLLLNNIISQYPERVVAYLNLADAEWSLDNKEEAKKNYNLYLSLMKKQNKNLSKIPKRVYDRIN